The DNA segment TTGGTAAAAGGCAAGATCCTTTAGAGAACATTTTCAGATTTCACACACTGTTATACATTATTTATGTAATTAGAATGTAATGTATGTTCATAAAATTTGGCACTGACAGTTCATGGGGATATCCCCACTATATGCAGTGCATATAGCTAGGTGTTTGTGATGATTAAAAGAAATACACACCAAGATGAATAAGTTATCAAACTTAACCATGAATGTGACCTACGTACGTACAACACAATTGaaaggtttttactttttgagtgGGAAAGTAAAACTATGGAACATCAATCAAACTGACCTCTTTGAATGCAatttaacctgacaatgactgcATTTATCATATGTTCACAGCTAGAAAATGTCTGAAAGATGGCGGCTCAGGTGTTGATGTTTTCTGGGGTGGCTTTGTTCAATCTGACACACTAAAATCTGTCCCGTGTATAATAAAATCTCAAGACTACCAATATAATCGAGAGGAATGTACTGCCTAGAATCAGAAAGCTTGATCGCAATTGCAGGTCACAGGGCTTGCAACATCATAATGACAGAACTAAAAACAACTATTAATGGCTAAGAGCAAAACAGATTATTTTGAGTGGCCACTGAACACTGTTCTAAATCCTATTGAACATCTTTGGAGCGAACTAAAATGTGCCATCTGTAGGAAGCATTCTTCAAACCTGAGACAATTgaaacactctgatgaaggcggaagaaaccgccgaaacatgtcaggtaatgaacctaaaacaatttgtttgatataaaagaaaccagtgaaatgattaaaaaaaggaaaaacaagatgaacttagtacaattattggAACAGTTTGTTCCTGAAGCATGGGACAACAGTCAACTGAGAGATGCACTTTCACTGAAAGTTAGAAAATTCGTTTCATTGCAGTGCAATAAAATATTTGGTTAAAGGTACCATTGAATTTGTCCAGGACTGTTTTATGAGTTTTAAAGTGATTCTGCTGAACCACAATGCCTGATTTCCCCCCCGCCCCATTCATCCAATTTTCAGAGCAATTCTTTGGCGAAAGCAATATTGAAGCTCATTGCAAACAAAAATAAGTGTAAACAGAGCGACCGTGTGCAGTAAAAATAGAAGCATTGTTGGTGGAAAATGCTTGCTATTGTCGGGGGAAACGGGGGGCTTTGCTGTTATGCTAATAACGGCTTTGAATGCGAAATTTCCCTTGACAAAGGAGCTGAAAGAGAGACATGGGGGGATGGGGTAGGGGCACAGTGAGGAGCAGCGATCACATTGgagagagctagggttgggtggGCGCGGCTAACAAGGCGAGGACTTCCTGCTTCGTGGACACGTGGTTCCGTGTCTTTCTGCCTGTCAGTGTAGGTGAAGCTCTCCAACCCTTCTCTCCCTTGCCCCTTATCTTCCTCCTTCCTATTGCGTCTCATCTTCCTCCTTCTCTCGTCAACTTTGTTCGTGTCGATACCAGCCGACTGCCAGGCCTCGCTCACTAGTTCAAGAGTGAAGTGcgaaagtgtgcgtgtgtgctagtgtatgtgtgcgtgccaaCTACCCGCCCGTGTTATCCTCCCCAACATCCCGCCTCGTTTTGTCAGTCATGACGCTGGAAGCTATCCGCTATCGTGCCGGGTCTCTGCAGATCCTCAACCAGCTGCTGCTGCCTCACCAGACCGTCTACGATGACATCCGCTCGGTGCAGGACGCCTACGAGGCCATCAAGTCCATGAAGGTAAGACTCTTCCATTACctcgccccccctcccctccatgcACGCCGGCTGCATGTGCATCTTCTTCCGTCGTCTATGCGCGCCTCTGCCGTCGACTCCTTTGTGCTCCCGCCACTGCCGGTGCACGCATGTGTAGCCCCCCTCTCGCTTACACTCGGCctggatttcttttttgtacCCCCCTCAACACCCAAACCAAATCTTTTATGTAGATTACTTAAAAAGTGCAAGCTAGACAATCGACTTATATACAGTCACCCATCAAGCGGTCCCCTCCTTTCTCTAGCACGGCTTATTGATGAATTATTAATGCCCCTTGCTTGGGTTTTTGTTCGCATTTTTGGTCCTGTGCTGCACTCAGTGACACCCCCACTGCATTTATCATTGCACACTTGAAGGCCAGAGTTGAAGAAGATGTGTGCACTTGCAAGCTGTTGGACTTCTTTAGCAGCTAAGAGCAAATTCACAGATGTTTCAGACCCTCTTTCTTCCACCCACTTACACAAATATGCGGCAGTTAAGTGTGATGTTGTGGTTGTGTCAGCATTCAGAATTTTTCTATAAGCAGATAGGTGATGTCATGATGATGTAGTTTATTGGAAGAGGGTGAAATGAGTAAACTGTTGTCAGAATTTCAGAGCAGTGACGCAAAGCATTTTACTCGCACTCAATTAAGGGGACAACATTAAATTGATATAGAAACAATACAAGGCAGCAATTTACAAGCTGTTGAAGTGATAAGCAATGGCTTGGTCAAAATATTGATTTGTATAGATAATTTTGCTTTGTGGTGTGAGCTTCTCTTGATGTTGCTCACTAGGCCACAGAAACATGTGACCTCTACCTTATCCCAATGTAGAGGGATGTTTTATATAATCAATTTATTTCTTTagtttgtattttattgttatttactGTTGGTTTTATTAACAAatacaagttttttttctgtgttgtacatagagcaaaattcacgcaacaaaaaaaaaaaaacacgggtaAAACATATAGATAACAAagacaataaaagaaaaacatgcaaaacCAAAAACCAAGTCGCACGCTCAGTCAAAAACCAAAGAATATACTTGTGTTTCAAGACAAGTTTTAAAGATGGCCCGGTAGGGTGGGGTTCTTGCCTAACATTTAGCGGGAGGACATTCCAAAGAGTGGGACTGGCAACGGAAAAGGCCCGATCCCCTCTGAACCTTCGCTTAGCTTAATTCTCGGTACTGTGGTGACGATGTGTATGGGAGAAGGAGCTCAGAGAGTTAAGTTGGGGCCAGACCATTTaaagatttgaaaacaaataacaGAATCGTCAAAAGAACTCTAAAATATACTGAGAACCGGTGAAGGCATTCCAAATTAACGATTGAACGAAGTTCAGAGCTTGGTCACTGAACAAATTAAACCCATAAGTCAAAGTACCACAGCGAATTTGTAAAGAAACAATATGGTTTGGTGTCCGGTCTGCTGAACATGGCCGCTTCTCTTTATCAGGTACGGGGTGCCCCAGCCATCGCCATCGTAGGTTGCCTCAGCTTGGCTGTGGAGTTACGAGCTGGCGCGGGTGGTGATGACCCCGTGACGTTCATCCGTGAATCTTTGTGTCACCTGACATCAGCAAGGCCCACCGCTGTCAATATGGGTCGTGCTGCCCGTGAATTAATGGAGTTTGCCGAGAACGAGAGCATGGAGAAGAACTCCGAGCAGCTGAGAGAAAGGTGGGCAAGTTTGATTTCAATTCAGGCGTCAGCATGCTTTCTGTTATTTGCTCTGGTATCATTTAATGAGCATATATGTAAATTGTAAAGTAGTTTAGTTTGGTAGTTGAAAGAAAATCCAATCGATGTAATAAGAAAAAAACGGCACCTGCTTTTATTAACTTCATACTTTTATTGCAAACTACACCCAGTAATACAATTATAAAGGCAGAAGATTTGATTGCTGGTAGTGGTAAACAAGAAGACAAAATGTCGCCTTTCCCCGCAGAAGAAACAAACTCCTCTTTTTCCTCTGACACAAATATGAACGTCACGTGTCAATCACGTGGCAAGTGGTTGTTTGTCTTGTGCTAATTGCTGGCACTATCTTGGTTCACTGTTTAACACCAGTAAATACACTTAACCTAATACGCCAACATCCACACTCACTGTTCTGCAAACCtgctcccccctttttttttttttttccctatagtAGTCCCGCTGTGGTGTACAGCTCCTGGTATCCACGAACCACATTacatattttgtcttttttttccaggacgCTGTAATGTGCCtcctccagttcaaatttaccaATTTGAGCAAATGTGATCACTGCCACTTGTGTTGGCTCAAATGTGTCAGTTGTGAATATAATCTGTATTCTATTGCTTGAGACTCTTCATGTTGTCCTAAGCAGATCACATGGGTTGATGAACCCTCATGCTCTTTTTGCGTCATTATACAATATACTATGCAGATCCATCACACATTAGAATTTGTCTTGCACCTCAACACCACATAATCATTACACTCAGGTGACCCAGTTCTACTGGCAATAATGCTGCCTCAGCAATGATTGACAGGGACTGTGGTGCTTTGGATCACGCTCTTCTATTCGCAGCATTGTACTACAAGTTCTTAATTCTGTCTGTCCAACAAGTTGAATCTATTATTTGTGCTTTTTAAGTCTCACCAGTGGTGTGAACTCTGTGGTAAGGAGCTGAACTTTTATTGCCCATCTTCATGAATGTAAAGTTTTAGGGTTGAGTCAACTATTGTCCGATTGCTCGACTGCCAGTTTCTGTAAAGGCCATGTGCCAATCTTTGCAGAGACTAAATTTTGTTACTATGCCCCATCACATAAAACTGGAAATTTGTGTTcatttaaaccaggggtgtcaaacttatttttgtagcGGGCCGCATTAGCGTTATAGTTTCCCTCAAAGGCCCATTAAAATCATCATcccaaataaatatatgaaCGTCTTATATTGTGTACatggtataggctacacaacaaactgatgaataactagttttcaaaacagagactaataaaaacagttcaaatatttaaagatgaaatattgaaatctaatcaaatatataaaaataaaaagtattataaaaaattgaatggttataaaaattgataatatctctattttttttaaagtgaaaacaatttgaaattttggaattgacatgaatttgatgcacaatttgtcttggcgggccgtgtctggcccccgggccttgactttgacacctgtgatttaaacCTTTGGCTGCTGCAGTGGCTACCAATGCATTCTTTCTTGTTAACAGTGTAGCAGATTGGAGATTTGGCAACTTCTACAGTTAATGCCATCTGCCTTGATagatttttgttgttctttctttttcaagcataataataataagctaTTTCTCTTGCCTTGGCAATTCTTTTAAGCAATTCCCTGAAAAGCTACTAAATGTTTTTCAAAACTTGGAATCACCTCATCAAACCTTTTAATGTCCTGTGACTCAGGGAAAGAAGGCCACAAGGACTTGCCTACTTTACGTTTGAATCTTAGCAATCAGATGACAAAGTGACTACCAGTTTTGTTAAATTATATACTTAGTTTTAAATTCATTGTATTCGTTCACAGAGGCAAAATTATTGGTGTTCTTGCTTCACCTCCTCTGTTTCCACCAACTCAGACGTAAAGACCAGCAACTTTGGCTTTTCTTTCACATTTAGGTAGCAGCTGTTACAACACAAATGTATTCCAGAAGCTACATACACTTAAGCAGATGAAAGAAAGTGAAAATCGGAAAGCCTTCTCTCTGAATGTTTAATTGAAGATTTAACAGTCAGCGTGAAGAAGAAATATGGCTGCGTGAGATGCAATAGCTGCATAAATTGAAAGAAGTACTTTCATAATAAAGTAATTCAACTTTGATGACCTTATTCTCATGAAATTATTAAATCAAAAGATGATTGTTCTGATGGCAATCAATCTACGCATCATCCTCTCCAACATGGCCGCCCTCATATCTTCCCTCACTCCATCGATCAACCTTCTCCAGGTTTTCTTGTAGCTTCCTTACCTGGCTGCTCCATCCTCTTTGGGATAGTTTGATTGTTTAGTTCTTAGTCATTCTTTGTGGAGCTACCTCTGTGTGGCTCTGATGTAATTTGCCAAAAAGTtccacttttgtcttttttatccAAAAGGCGTTCTCTCAGACGCTTTATGGTTTGTCAGCATGCATCTTGTCAGGTTCATGACTCCCTCAAGGCTTCTGGCAATTTTGCCTGCGCAGAGTATACAAACAATTGTACTAACAATTGGGTCCATGCATGCAAACTGTAGTGAGTCCATCAAGTGCTCAGAGGGAGTCTAACCTTTTGTGCCCCCCACAGTGTTATCGCCTGGATTGAAGCCATGCTAGAGCGAGATGTCAATGACAACAAGAAGATTGGAAACTTTGGTGCCCAGCACATTCTTTCGGGCGTCCCAAGGGAATCCGTGACCATCCTCACACACTGCAACACTGGCTCGCTCGCCACGGCTGGATACGGGACTGCACTAGGTAAGAGTTAATTGTGTGAGGTGGCTGTTTAGACCGGGCAACTGTAAGCAAGAGTTTGGGTGTGTACTGTAGGTGTGGTGCGAAGCCTCCACACACTGGGCAGGCTGAAACGAGTCTACTGCACAGAGACGAGGCCGTACAACCAGGGGTCTCGACTCACGGCGTACGAAGCTGTAGCAGATGGAATCCCCGCTACGCTAATCACAGACAGCATGGCGGCCCTCACTATGAGAGAAATGAACATCACAGGTTTGGGTTTCTCACTTCTTTTTTCTCCTCATTTCACAACATCTTAAGCCTGTTTGTCCGTTGCTTTTGGCCTACAGCTGTGGTGGTAGGTGCAGACAGAGTGGTTGCTAATGGCGACACAGCCAACAAAGTGGGAACATACCAGCTAGCCATTGCTGCCAAGCATCATGGGATTCCTTTCTATGTGGCCGCTCCCAGCACTTCATGTGACTTAAGCCTGGAAAGTGGCAGGGACATCATAATCGAAGTTCGCCCGCCTGAGGAACTCACCAGTATAAACGGAGTCCCAATTGCTGCTTCAGGTATGGAAAAACTATGCATGCTCATGTAGCTTTAGATATAAACTTTGCACTGTGGGGCCAGTGGGCATAcccaatgtacttttttttttgtacaccaTTTTACAATCTTCATGACACCGGGGTGTACTCAAATTTTGGTTCACAACATAAGCAACCAAGCCAGAGTTCATAATAACCTGCGGTACTCGCAAGTCTAGGTACCACTGTACTTGCattaaatcagatgagtaataaTGAAAAATTATACGTCCTATAGCTACATTATAGCCAGTCAACACTTTAGGGAGTTCATTTACTCCAGTTTATTTTAAACAAAATCCCCCAAGTTTCCATGGAAAGCATCCAAcactgatttaatttttttcttaagAAAGCCGAAAAAACGAAGGCAGTTCAAATGATTATACAGCACGTGGCATGGTTatcatcaagaaaaaaaaagggtattTATTGTTTTAGCATACAGTATATCTTCTGCACTCTCCTAAAACAATAAGGATAGCATGGACGCTAGCGCTAACACAATATGACAGCTGTCGCAGCTGGTCTACCAATATTACAGACCAAAGCTGTGTGTGGTCCAGGGTCACCATGGAAACAACAGAGATGTTGTTCACTTCACAAGATAATATAGACAGTAAAAGAATATTTGCAAAACGATTTTATGTCAAAAAAATTTAATGTCTGATTGATTTGTGTTGCTTTGGTGTCCAGCATAATTATAAACTGGCACACTGGCAATTAAGGATAAAGGAGACTTTTGAACATAGTTTAAATGGCACTTGTAGGTGTCTTAGCTTAAGCACTTTTGAGTTGAGTCTGTAGATAGCGGTTGTGGGTGTGTTTAAGTTCATTTTGTCAGTGCTGGGCAGACTCATTGATCTATAATTACATTTGTAGAGCAGAGagctgctctgcagtaattaaaGAACACTCATTTAATGGGGACAACAGTCCTTGGATGAGCAGTTATATTTTACACATACTCTTCTTTGCTATCATTGTCAACAGAACCAGATGTTAACAATAACACTAAAGTAAGCAATTTGTAGCCGTTTTCTATCGCAATAGTCCACATTCGGATTGTGGCTGAGCAGCCTGTCCAAACTGAGTGAGAAGTTGgcttgagtttaaaaaaaaaaaaaaaaaaaacaatcaataatCAAGTACAGTTGCATGAAAAATCTAAATAATATATTGACAAAATGTTTGTGTTCTTCCTATCATTGCCCTTCGCTTCAAATCCTCTGCTTTCTCTATTTGTGCTGTGAATCTGCAGGTATTGAAGTGTGGAACCCGGCGTTTGACGTGACTCCCCACCAGCTCATCACTGGAGGCATCATCACAGAGCTGGGGGTCTTCCTCCCCTCAGAGCTTCAAGCAGCCCTCACTGGCCGCCTCACTGCCCTCTAGAGCCCCACCTTTTGGCACTTTGGCGCCACTGCACCTTACTTTCAGACACTAATTTTgtcgtaaaacacacacacacacgcacacacacgcacacacacggacatgATGTGATTCGATTTTGGTTAGCAGAAAAcgtcagcagaaaaaaaaaaaaattctattctTTGTCTTTCTTTCATACACGCAATCACTTGCAAGGTGAAACACATTGCAGGGAGTTGAACAGGACAGGGCACCCCTACCTCCATACGTTTTCATATTTTTCCCATAATTACTCCTATCTCACAGTTTTCATGCTGCTCCTAATTTTTGGGCTGCTTCTTTCTCTTTTCAAAAGACCTTAGTGAATGCTAATTTGACTCTAATCTTTCAACTGTGTATGGCAACACATAGTAACTGTGGGGAATTTTCAGGGCAACTACAAACAATAATGATGACTAGTCTGATTTTACATTAAAGTTAATATTCGGATCAACTATGGTATCTGAAAGTGCTGCTGTCTACTTGTAAATACAAATGTGTTCTTGCTGGTAGCGTGTACATAATGTAGAAATCAAACCCACTGCTACGGCTGATTTATCAAGTTAAAATGACGCACGAGTCGGTGGCATCAAAATGTTATATtaacatttcatttttgtctttgtgtagatACTTTAGTAGGAGTGTCATCCAAATTTGTAGCTGTAATATCAAACAATCATTAAAATATTCAGCCCATGTGGCAACATTTTATAAAAGTGCATATCTCGATGGGCCCCAAAGATGACACATAGCTATATTTATACGGTACTTAATTTTCAATACACGCTTGATTATTACAGTATATAATGTAGCCACGCTTCTTTCAAAACCATTGTCACCATGTTCATCGCATATGGAATAAAGAATTtccaaaggggaaaaaaacatcaccAAAACAGCTTTTGCTGTATGTACACAGTGAGGAGTAGACGATCACAAAATAAAAGTTTGACATTCAAGTGTGgtttggtccttttttttttcttttttttttcttccaagccGGGGTCATGTTGCTGTCCACCGAACTTAAGATGACTGTAAATTACTTTCACAAACTGAGAAAATGAAACTGAATGATTGATTGACTTCAAACTACTGTGGAAGATTTGGTCCTGTTTATGTAAGGGTAATATTtgactttttaaattatttagtgtttttttttatgtgtctaCAGCTACAATACAATCAGGTACTGTCTTTTCACGTAAGAAAACAATATAAGTACAGTAAAATCGTTTGTTTTCGTGGCATGGTTGCACGATGTTAATATCGTAATCAACCAATAGATGGCGGTAAGTAGACAAATAGACCACGGGCTGAATGACAGAAGAAGACCTTTGGCGTTTTATCTTCCGGTTCGTCAACATGGCTCAAGGTTCGCAGAAGTTTAAAGCTCAACGTCCTGGAGCCCcgaaaaagcaacaacaaaacaaacagaAGGGCCCAAAGAAAGGAGGTATGAATGGCATATTTTACCAGTTAGCAGCTggaacaaaagacaaaaagtgAAACAATTAATGGTTGAATGTCACCTGCACGTGGGTCTGTTGACACCTTTCGTACTAACTACTTTTCCAAACAATTTCCAACCTAAAATGTCTTGATTTGTTCACAGTTCCCTGGAAAAGGTTTATATTGGGGAATAACCTTTTGCGGGGAGGTACAGAAGCATCTGCCCATTCGGCCGGATCATGTATTAGACGGAGTGGCAGATGTCCCCCTGAgaaaatcattatttttttacaatgcgTAAGGAATTCCTGTAACCACTGAATGTGACGTCATTTGGAAAAGCTTTAGACTGGCCTTCGTTTCGTTTTGTTGCATTTCAAATTACAGAAATTTCGATGGTTGATGAAGGAAT comes from the Syngnathus scovelli strain Florida chromosome 5, RoL_Ssco_1.2, whole genome shotgun sequence genome and includes:
- the mri1 gene encoding methylthioribose-1-phosphate isomerase — encoded protein: MTLEAIRYRAGSLQILNQLLLPHQTVYDDIRSVQDAYEAIKSMKVRGAPAIAIVGCLSLAVELRAGAGGDDPVTFIRESLCHLTSARPTAVNMGRAARELMEFAENESMEKNSEQLRESVIAWIEAMLERDVNDNKKIGNFGAQHILSGVPRESVTILTHCNTGSLATAGYGTALGVVRSLHTLGRLKRVYCTETRPYNQGSRLTAYEAVADGIPATLITDSMAALTMREMNITAVVVGADRVVANGDTANKVGTYQLAIAAKHHGIPFYVAAPSTSCDLSLESGRDIIIEVRPPEELTSINGVPIAASGIEVWNPAFDVTPHQLITGGIITELGVFLPSELQAALTGRLTAL